In one window of Streptomyces sp. FXJ1.172 DNA:
- a CDS encoding ROK family transcriptional regulator: MEHDVVAAPRLSESASAVFAVLAGAGSATRPQLASLAGLSKPTVSSAVAELESAGLAAHSGTASSGTGRTAAVYRLGPNAGAVLAVDLGPDLTRVRGCALDGTRLAEATGPRAAAADAVREALGALPATAPLRAIVVAVGDVTAPAAQGSGMRPATAKAGPVFDAMAVALPPGVPVHLENNVNCAALAELHEGAARGRGTFGYLRVGVGVGLGIVVGGHVLRGANGAAGELARLPYPWDEGRAPRLEALEEYMGARSLLRRAAGAWRDTGHGPGPKTTERLFALAGQGREPARAVVARHAADVGRLAAAVAAVLDPGLIVLGGSTGSDPQLLPGVRAELARLSWPTEVVSSTVGDLGTVVGAARLAVARGVRTVTEPARWRH, encoded by the coding sequence GTGGAACACGACGTGGTGGCGGCGCCCCGCCTGTCCGAGAGCGCGAGCGCGGTGTTCGCCGTGCTCGCCGGAGCGGGCAGCGCGACCCGGCCGCAACTGGCAAGCCTGGCCGGCCTGTCCAAACCGACGGTGTCCTCCGCCGTCGCGGAGCTGGAGAGCGCCGGGCTCGCCGCCCACTCCGGCACCGCCTCCAGCGGCACCGGCCGCACCGCCGCCGTCTACCGGCTCGGGCCAAACGCCGGTGCCGTCCTGGCCGTCGACCTCGGTCCGGACCTCACCCGGGTCCGGGGCTGCGCCCTGGACGGGACCCGGCTCGCCGAGGCCACCGGCCCCCGGGCCGCGGCCGCGGACGCCGTCCGCGAGGCCCTGGGCGCCCTGCCCGCCACCGCCCCGCTGCGAGCCATCGTCGTCGCCGTCGGCGATGTCACCGCACCCGCCGCGCAGGGCTCCGGGATGCGTCCGGCCACCGCCAAGGCGGGCCCGGTCTTCGACGCCATGGCCGTCGCGCTGCCCCCGGGCGTCCCCGTCCACCTGGAGAACAACGTCAACTGCGCCGCGCTCGCCGAGCTGCACGAGGGCGCCGCCCGGGGCCGCGGCACCTTCGGCTATCTGCGCGTCGGCGTGGGTGTCGGCCTCGGCATCGTCGTCGGCGGACACGTGCTGCGCGGGGCGAACGGCGCCGCCGGCGAGCTGGCCCGGCTGCCCTACCCGTGGGACGAGGGCCGCGCCCCGCGCCTGGAGGCACTGGAGGAGTACATGGGCGCGCGCTCCCTGCTGCGCCGCGCCGCCGGGGCCTGGCGGGACACGGGGCACGGGCCGGGCCCGAAGACCACCGAGCGCCTGTTCGCCCTCGCCGGCCAGGGGCGGGAGCCGGCCCGTGCGGTCGTCGCCCGGCACGCCGCCGACGTGGGCCGGCTGGCCGCCGCCGTGGCCGCCGTACTGGATCCGGGGCTGATCGTGCTCGGGGGCAGCACCGGATCCGACCCGCAGCTCCTGCCCGGGGTGCGGGCCGAACTGGCCCGGCTGAGCTGGCCCACCGAGGTGGTCAGCAGCACGGTCGGGGACCTGGGCACCGTCGTGGGCGCGGCCCGGCTCGCGGTGGCCCGAGGTGTCCGAACCGTGACCGAGCCCGCGCGATGGAGGCATTGA
- a CDS encoding MurR/RpiR family transcriptional regulator, giving the protein MPSPQQARAQASAITSGKTVPEAEAAPTSRLRELFDGPRLSPGQRRIAQYLIEHITEAAFLSITELADRVGVSQPSVTRFAAAVGFSGYPALREKLQSIALSTLAGGPGEEDRANELQAAVDAEIQNLENLRRDFADPDRIIQVGRALSRSTPLTVLGLRISVSLAEYFGYAARRIHPDVRLVTRGGSVAYDALLQSREAGGTWVLAFAMPRHSQETLNAVRVARGAGLKVALVTDLALGPVADEADVVFATGTGSRMVFDSYAAPGVLAAALLQAMTDADPERTQARLEKYEHLSEQHQFFLKD; this is encoded by the coding sequence GTGCCCTCGCCGCAGCAGGCACGCGCCCAGGCATCAGCGATCACCTCGGGCAAGACCGTGCCCGAGGCCGAGGCCGCGCCGACCTCACGGCTCAGGGAACTGTTCGACGGTCCCCGTCTGTCACCGGGTCAGCGGCGCATCGCCCAGTACCTGATCGAGCACATCACCGAGGCCGCGTTCCTGTCGATCACCGAGCTGGCCGACCGGGTCGGGGTCAGCCAGCCCTCCGTCACCCGGTTCGCCGCCGCCGTCGGCTTCAGCGGCTATCCCGCGCTGCGCGAGAAGCTCCAGTCGATCGCGCTGAGCACGCTCGCGGGCGGGCCCGGCGAGGAGGACCGGGCCAACGAACTCCAGGCCGCCGTCGACGCCGAGATCCAGAACCTGGAGAACCTGCGGCGCGACTTCGCCGACCCCGACCGCATCATCCAGGTCGGCCGCGCACTGTCCCGCTCCACCCCGCTGACGGTCCTCGGCCTGCGCATCTCGGTGTCGCTGGCCGAGTACTTCGGGTACGCGGCCCGCCGGATCCACCCCGACGTACGGCTGGTCACCCGCGGGGGCAGCGTGGCCTACGACGCGCTGCTGCAGTCCCGCGAGGCCGGCGGCACCTGGGTGCTCGCCTTCGCCATGCCCCGGCACTCCCAGGAGACCCTCAACGCCGTCCGGGTGGCCCGCGGCGCGGGTCTGAAGGTCGCGCTCGTCACCGACCTGGCGCTCGGGCCGGTCGCCGACGAGGCCGACGTCGTCTTCGCCACGGGCACCGGCTCACGGATGGTGTTCGACTCCTACGCCGCGCCCGGTGTCCTCGCGGCCGCGCTGCTCCAGGCCATGACCGACGCCGATCCGGAGCGCACCCAGGCCCGCCTCGAGAAGTACGAGCACCTCTCCGAGCAGCACCAGTTCTTCCTGAAGGACTGA
- a CDS encoding phosphatase PAP2 family protein yields MPSSAGHHSSVLNRRGFLTTSLAASAGVLAAPAVAVWLPAADAKAEAAPAAFVDDYKTNVTGNLTPETNAVVRILGGFAQVWKTGSAWNTGSALRPEILRADLRYCARTTAERTDAQAREAFVYDRQHQSYAMIAGLGPLAGLYRTGAKAVTSITGAPDGTPATTVSDAVPAGAPAGSALGAGAHDSALGKVAELVDTVRGPYASGNPAKYAYQYPRPWRLTEDSEVVDTGRSDAFGFPVYDSPVAVAPQLLRQRGTSATDDGGFPSGHTNAFHLAALAYAYAVPERFQELVTRAVELSHTRIVAGMHHPVDVIGGRIMATALAAATLADPANAPLKAAARAQALAYFTAQTGTTADALYAYAHTGADAYADRDANARALRPRLTYVLARQGRQVPLTVPKGAEVLLETRLPYLSADQRREVLRTTALPSGYVLLDGLEQWGRLDLFAAADGYGAFDTDVTVTLDAAAGGFSAADAWRNDIDGRGALAKRGTGTLTLTGRNRYTGGTVLAQGALVAGCEDALGHGDVRITDGTLGVAARLRVRGAYAQDAGTLEVTLRAGRKAPLTVRHLAVLGGSAVLSLRLDGERPPAAGSTLPVLDAPRLCGRFARIEVNSDRLRAVPVYTAEGLSVRLVQR; encoded by the coding sequence ATGCCGTCATCTGCCGGGCACCACTCCTCCGTGCTGAACCGGCGCGGGTTCCTCACGACCTCGCTGGCCGCGTCCGCGGGCGTGCTCGCCGCCCCGGCCGTCGCCGTCTGGCTGCCGGCGGCCGACGCCAAGGCCGAGGCCGCGCCGGCCGCGTTCGTGGACGACTACAAGACCAATGTCACGGGCAACCTGACACCCGAGACCAACGCGGTGGTCCGGATCCTCGGCGGCTTCGCCCAGGTGTGGAAGACCGGCTCCGCCTGGAACACCGGCAGCGCGCTGCGCCCCGAGATCCTCCGCGCCGACCTGCGCTACTGCGCCCGGACCACGGCCGAGCGCACGGACGCCCAGGCCAGGGAGGCCTTCGTCTACGACCGTCAGCACCAGAGCTACGCGATGATCGCGGGCCTCGGCCCGCTGGCCGGTCTCTACCGCACCGGCGCCAAGGCGGTCACCTCGATCACCGGCGCCCCCGACGGCACCCCGGCCACGACCGTCAGCGACGCCGTGCCCGCCGGCGCCCCGGCCGGCTCGGCGCTCGGCGCGGGCGCCCACGACTCCGCGCTCGGCAAGGTCGCCGAACTGGTCGACACCGTGCGCGGCCCGTACGCCTCCGGCAACCCCGCCAAGTACGCCTACCAGTACCCGCGTCCGTGGCGGCTCACCGAGGACAGCGAGGTCGTCGACACCGGGCGGAGCGACGCGTTCGGCTTCCCGGTGTACGACTCCCCCGTGGCCGTCGCCCCGCAGCTGCTGCGCCAGCGCGGCACCTCCGCCACCGACGACGGCGGCTTCCCGAGCGGCCACACCAACGCCTTCCATCTGGCCGCGCTGGCCTACGCCTACGCCGTCCCGGAACGCTTCCAGGAGCTGGTGACCCGCGCGGTCGAGCTGAGCCACACCCGGATCGTGGCGGGCATGCACCACCCCGTCGACGTGATCGGCGGCCGGATCATGGCCACCGCCCTCGCCGCGGCCACCCTCGCCGACCCCGCGAACGCCCCGCTGAAGGCCGCCGCCCGCGCCCAGGCCCTCGCCTACTTCACCGCGCAGACCGGCACCACGGCCGACGCGCTCTACGCCTACGCGCACACCGGCGCCGACGCGTACGCCGACCGGGACGCCAACGCCCGCGCCCTGCGGCCCCGGCTGACGTACGTCCTCGCCCGGCAGGGCCGCCAGGTGCCGCTGACCGTGCCGAAGGGCGCGGAGGTGCTGCTGGAGACCCGGCTGCCCTACCTGAGCGCGGACCAGCGCCGCGAGGTGCTGCGCACCACCGCCCTGCCCTCCGGGTATGTGCTGCTCGACGGCCTCGAACAGTGGGGCCGGCTCGACCTGTTCGCCGCGGCCGACGGCTACGGCGCCTTCGACACGGACGTCACGGTCACGCTGGACGCGGCGGCGGGCGGCTTCTCGGCGGCCGACGCCTGGCGCAACGACATCGACGGGCGCGGCGCACTGGCCAAGCGCGGCACCGGCACGCTCACGCTGACCGGCCGCAACCGCTACACGGGCGGGACCGTCCTGGCCCAGGGCGCGCTGGTCGCCGGCTGCGAGGACGCGCTCGGCCACGGGGACGTACGGATCACGGACGGCACGCTGGGCGTCGCCGCGCGGCTGCGGGTGCGCGGCGCCTACGCGCAGGACGCGGGCACGCTCGAGGTCACCCTGCGGGCGGGCCGCAAGGCGCCGCTGACGGTCCGTCACCTCGCGGTGCTGGGCGGCTCGGCGGTGCTGTCGCTGCGGCTCGACGGCGAGCGGCCGCCGGCGGCGGGCAGCACCCTGCCGGTCCTCGACGCGCCCCGGCTGTGCGGCCGGTTCGCCCGGATCGAGGTGAACTCCGACCGGCTGCGGGCCGTACCCGTGTACACGGCAGAAGGTCTGTCGGTACGACTCGTGCAGCGGTGA
- a CDS encoding N-acetylglucosamine kinase, giving the protein MPDSLPVLVGIDVGGTKTHLRAVAGDTTVADHVRPSSGWRPHHPVAAAGWLARLVAGALPAGLRPSALAVGGHACETPRQCAQIRTALRLHFDAPALVVGDAELLVPAAGLDRGVGLVAGTGSVAVGRQADGTPVQVGGWGAVLGDEGGAAGLVREAVRVCWAAHDRGEPPEALTSALLSAFDVPEVPALGAALESAADPSAAWGRAAPAVFAAAEAGSALAREVIATGGRSLAALVTLLARRGAAASDVVVAGSTVLAQPPLYDAFTAALAESLPSARPRPLRVPPVAGAVVLARAAS; this is encoded by the coding sequence GTGCCGGACTCCCTGCCCGTCCTGGTCGGCATCGACGTGGGAGGCACCAAGACACACCTGCGCGCCGTGGCCGGGGACACCACGGTCGCCGACCACGTCCGCCCCAGCAGCGGCTGGCGGCCGCACCACCCGGTGGCCGCCGCCGGCTGGCTGGCACGGCTGGTCGCCGGTGCCCTGCCGGCCGGACTGCGCCCGTCGGCGCTGGCGGTGGGCGGCCACGCCTGCGAGACCCCGCGCCAGTGCGCGCAGATACGCACCGCGCTCCGCCTCCACTTCGACGCGCCCGCGCTGGTCGTGGGCGATGCGGAACTCCTCGTACCCGCCGCCGGGCTGGACCGGGGGGTCGGCCTGGTCGCCGGGACCGGTTCGGTGGCGGTGGGCCGGCAGGCCGACGGCACGCCCGTGCAGGTCGGCGGGTGGGGCGCGGTCCTCGGCGACGAGGGCGGCGCGGCCGGGCTGGTCCGGGAGGCGGTACGCGTCTGCTGGGCCGCCCACGACCGCGGCGAGCCGCCCGAGGCACTCACCTCGGCGCTCCTCAGCGCGTTCGACGTGCCCGAAGTGCCCGCGCTGGGCGCGGCGTTGGAGAGTGCCGCCGACCCGTCCGCCGCATGGGGCCGGGCCGCCCCGGCCGTCTTCGCCGCCGCCGAGGCGGGCTCGGCGCTCGCCCGCGAGGTGATCGCCACCGGGGGGCGCAGCCTGGCCGCGCTGGTCACCCTCCTCGCCCGGCGCGGCGCGGCGGCCTCGGACGTGGTGGTCGCGGGCAGCACGGTCCTCGCCCAGCCGCCGCTGTACGACGCCTTCACCGCCGCGCTCGCCGAGTCCCTGCCGTCGGCCCGGCCCCGGCCGCTGCGGGTGCCGCCGGTGGCCGGGGCGGTGGTGCTGGCGCGTGCGGCATCGTGA
- a CDS encoding ABC transporter substrate-binding protein, with amino-acid sequence MQQAARPGEAAPARRASTTHAPVPQRPAGDPSRTLREDPVGHQISRRTLFRTAGGLAAAGALGATLTACAGGTGAGSDSGDLTMTWWGSDERHAAYKKALATFQKNNPKIKIETRYSGYDGYFDKFNTQVAGGSAPDLLQMDTALVAQYARKGILAPLDSYVGKSLDLTGFSKTLLAAGTVDGKLYGVPSGIGVNQLTVNRTGLEKLGLKLPEREWTWNDLKAVATQVHKKSGGKIYGVDDGGGSTLQCFEIFAREKGQPFFSDDGKKLGFSADTLQEWWEFWAGMRRDNASPPPAVTSAAHNDLTKNAVVIGKALFTFDSGVYGAGGSITDAQLDFLPTPQGDWSGAREGNFVNGGVLLSATKASKKAADSVKIMDFFAQDPTAIKDMRLLRGIPPTEKARSLISAGLNETDKLNMAMADYISQRVSKATDALPAPVPPPGGADQIWDLLFQSNLAVAFGKKTIKAQASEFFDQAQSILAG; translated from the coding sequence GTGCAGCAGGCGGCGCGGCCGGGCGAGGCCGCCCCCGCGAGGCGCGCCTCCACCACCCATGCACCCGTGCCGCAACGACCGGCCGGGGATCCGTCACGCACCCTCAGGGAGGACCCGGTGGGTCACCAGATCTCGCGCAGAACCCTCTTCCGCACCGCGGGCGGGCTCGCCGCCGCAGGCGCCCTCGGCGCCACGCTCACCGCCTGCGCCGGCGGCACCGGAGCCGGCAGCGACAGCGGCGACCTGACCATGACCTGGTGGGGCAGCGACGAACGCCACGCCGCCTACAAGAAGGCGCTCGCGACGTTCCAGAAGAACAACCCGAAGATCAAGATCGAGACCCGGTACTCGGGCTACGACGGCTACTTCGACAAGTTCAACACCCAGGTCGCCGGCGGCAGCGCCCCCGACCTGCTCCAGATGGACACCGCGCTGGTCGCCCAGTACGCCCGCAAGGGCATCCTCGCCCCGCTGGACTCCTACGTCGGCAAGTCCCTGGACCTGACGGGCTTCTCCAAGACCCTGCTGGCCGCCGGCACCGTCGACGGCAAGCTGTACGGCGTCCCCTCCGGCATCGGCGTCAACCAGCTCACCGTCAACCGCACCGGCCTGGAGAAGCTCGGCCTGAAGCTGCCCGAGCGCGAGTGGACCTGGAACGACCTGAAGGCCGTCGCCACCCAGGTCCACAAGAAGAGCGGCGGCAAGATCTACGGCGTCGACGACGGAGGCGGCTCCACCCTGCAGTGCTTCGAGATCTTCGCCCGCGAGAAGGGCCAGCCGTTCTTCTCCGACGACGGCAAGAAGCTCGGCTTCAGCGCCGACACCCTCCAGGAGTGGTGGGAGTTCTGGGCGGGCATGCGGCGGGACAACGCCTCGCCGCCGCCCGCGGTCACCTCCGCCGCGCACAACGACCTCACCAAGAACGCCGTCGTCATCGGCAAGGCCCTGTTCACCTTCGACTCCGGCGTCTACGGCGCCGGCGGCTCGATCACCGACGCCCAGCTGGACTTCCTGCCCACCCCGCAGGGCGACTGGTCGGGCGCCCGCGAGGGCAACTTCGTCAACGGCGGTGTGCTGCTCAGCGCCACCAAGGCCAGCAAGAAGGCCGCCGACTCGGTGAAGATCATGGACTTCTTCGCCCAGGACCCCACCGCCATCAAGGACATGCGGCTGCTGCGCGGCATCCCGCCGACCGAGAAGGCCCGTTCGCTCATCTCGGCCGGGCTGAACGAGACCGACAAGCTGAACATGGCGATGGCCGACTACATCTCCCAGCGGGTCTCCAAGGCCACCGACGCGCTGCCCGCGCCCGTGCCCCCGCCGGGGGGCGCCGACCAGATCTGGGACCTGCTCTTCCAGTCCAACCTGGCCGTCGCCTTCGGCAAGAAGACCATCAAGGCGCAAGCGAGCGAGTTCTTCGACCAGGCGCAGTCCATCCTCGCGGGCTGA
- a CDS encoding PPOX class F420-dependent oxidoreductase has product MNDTRLDPLGSGKYLLVTSYRKNGTPVATPVWVVRDGDTLGVWTAADSFKVKRIRRRADVLVGPCDVRGNPTGDQLPATAVIADAATTARYRDLIARKYGILGRLTLLGSRLRRGLDGTVGIRVSLTQ; this is encoded by the coding sequence ATGAACGACACGCGGCTGGACCCGCTCGGCTCCGGCAAATACCTGCTGGTGACCAGCTACCGCAAGAACGGCACGCCGGTGGCCACCCCGGTGTGGGTGGTCAGGGACGGGGACACCCTCGGGGTGTGGACGGCCGCCGACAGCTTCAAGGTCAAGCGGATCCGGCGCCGCGCGGACGTCCTCGTCGGCCCCTGCGACGTGCGCGGCAACCCCACCGGCGACCAGCTGCCGGCCACCGCCGTGATCGCCGACGCCGCCACCACCGCCCGCTACCGGGACCTCATCGCCCGCAAGTACGGCATCCTCGGCCGCCTCACCCTGCTGGGCAGCCGGCTGCGGCGCGGCCTGGACGGCACCGTCGGGATCCGGGTGAGCCTCACGCAGTGA
- a CDS encoding peptidoglycan-binding domain-containing protein, translating to MPTPPDPERPQPGPVLEPVRVLRPRRFDALAELMREIRPDPVTYEPVAPAAGSRPAPARTAPTAERPAAARTVPTAEDDTQELPPVPTARPAPGVRAPALRLRRAAVAGAVAAAALAGFGCALLLPARQEASAAARPSRPATTAPPAATPTAAAPAPATGAADPDGPGTLRQGDTGPEVTELQERLLRIPDVYRDGSTDGTYDATLTAAVARFQLWYGIRGDETGVYGNDTRSALESRTTPGDAS from the coding sequence GTGCCGACACCGCCAGATCCCGAACGCCCGCAGCCCGGCCCGGTGCTGGAACCCGTCCGGGTGCTGCGGCCCCGCCGGTTCGACGCCCTCGCGGAGCTGATGCGGGAGATCCGGCCCGACCCGGTCACCTACGAGCCCGTCGCCCCGGCGGCCGGGTCGCGCCCCGCCCCGGCGCGCACGGCACCCACCGCCGAGCGGCCCGCTGCGGCGCGTACGGTCCCCACCGCCGAGGACGACACCCAGGAACTGCCGCCCGTACCAACGGCCCGCCCCGCCCCCGGAGTTCGTGCCCCGGCACTCCGTCTGCGCCGGGCCGCCGTCGCCGGAGCCGTGGCGGCGGCCGCGCTCGCCGGCTTCGGCTGCGCCCTGCTGCTGCCCGCCCGTCAGGAGGCCTCCGCGGCCGCGCGCCCGTCCCGGCCCGCGACCACCGCACCGCCCGCCGCCACGCCGACCGCCGCTGCCCCGGCCCCCGCCACCGGTGCCGCCGATCCCGACGGCCCCGGCACCCTCCGCCAGGGCGACACCGGCCCTGAGGTCACCGAACTCCAGGAACGCCTGCTGCGCATCCCGGACGTCTACCGCGACGGCTCCACCGACGGCACCTACGACGCCACGCTCACCGCGGCCGTGGCCCGCTTCCAGCTCTGGTACGGCATCCGCGGCGACGAGACCGGCGTCTACGGCAACGACACCCGCAGCGCACTGGAGTCGCGCACGACCCCCGGTGACGCCTCGTGA
- a CDS encoding TetR family transcriptional regulator, whose translation MSSSSAAPAAKTPMREALVAAAFRLFVERGYEQTTVDDIVALAGVGRRSFFRYFPSKEDVVFPDHERCLADMTAFLAASGEEHEPVRRVCDAARLVLRMYAENPAFSVQRYRLTKQVPGLRAYELSVVWRYERALAEYLRGRFAGRPDGTLRADVIAAAVVAAHNNGLRSWLRSDGEGDAGAAVDHALGFVQQAFGRSAEAVAPARVGPVPAGGPAEHPGDVVVLACRRDAPLWRVVQELESVLGRA comes from the coding sequence ATGAGCTCCAGCAGCGCGGCGCCGGCCGCGAAGACGCCGATGCGGGAGGCCCTGGTCGCGGCGGCCTTCCGGCTCTTCGTGGAACGCGGGTACGAGCAGACCACCGTCGACGACATCGTGGCGCTGGCCGGGGTCGGCCGCCGTTCGTTCTTCCGCTACTTCCCCTCCAAGGAGGACGTGGTCTTCCCCGACCACGAGCGCTGTCTGGCCGACATGACCGCCTTTCTCGCGGCGAGCGGCGAGGAGCACGAACCGGTGCGGCGGGTGTGCGACGCGGCCCGGCTGGTGCTGCGGATGTACGCGGAGAACCCCGCGTTCTCCGTGCAGCGCTACCGCCTCACCAAACAGGTGCCGGGCCTGCGCGCCTACGAACTGTCGGTGGTGTGGCGCTACGAACGCGCGCTCGCCGAGTATCTGCGCGGGCGGTTTGCGGGACGCCCCGACGGGACGCTGCGGGCCGACGTGATCGCCGCGGCGGTCGTCGCCGCGCACAACAACGGCCTGCGCTCCTGGCTGCGGTCGGACGGCGAGGGCGACGCGGGCGCGGCGGTGGACCACGCGCTCGGTTTCGTGCAGCAGGCGTTCGGGCGGTCCGCCGAGGCCGTGGCGCCCGCCCGGGTCGGTCCGGTGCCGGCCGGCGGACCGGCGGAACACCCCGGCGACGTGGTGGTGCTGGCCTGCCGCCGGGACGCCCCGCTGTGGCGGGTGGTGCAGGAGCTGGAGTCGGTGCTCGGCCGGGCCTGA
- a CDS encoding ArnT family glycosyltransferase, which yields MMAREQHLVLSRTAPAEAPARPYAGVRRHRRWLVPLLVALLLAQMAAAMVTTALRQTPTIDEPVYVATATDYLHEHRIRYNPEHPPLGKLLVAAGVAVAGPHYDPSYSGTQGDVGRHLLYESGNDPGRLMLWARLPVIALTLLFGLVAFAFARELTGTAGGLVALALYTFSPDAIAHGSLATLDMPMTGFVLTSAWLVWRARRRPVPYLPAAGAALGAAVATKMSALPAVPVLMGLAALSVLGAGRDREVTPPGEPGAGTGRWRLVPSVRRDAPGGPRRMRLAGRAGTVGGRPRRGPALVLGTVGGRWHRPAAALGAAAVVALAAVAVVWAAYLAVDPRLRFSPAEPVPALHGLRGRLVDLLPLPPAYRAGMRVQFALEDQPWQGYLFGHLYTGSRWYYLPVALLVKTPLGLLALGAAGAVAVVALRRLRPAAPYLLLPPAVLLAAAMTGSRDFGTRYALFVPVFLAVTAACVPACVPRPRRRWTVAVTAALVLWTALSSLRTFPYYLPYANEAFGGPANTHRLLHDSNVDWGQDLGRLAERLRKRHPGERVWLVYKGSGVPSYYGIHAADPRAVPPDRVHGLLVVSDSAVAKARGRLAELIASSRPIDDVGHSITLYRR from the coding sequence ATGATGGCGCGCGAACAGCACCTGGTCCTCAGCCGGACGGCTCCTGCCGAGGCACCCGCCCGCCCGTACGCCGGGGTGCGCCGGCACCGGCGGTGGCTGGTGCCGCTCCTGGTCGCGCTGCTGCTCGCCCAGATGGCCGCGGCCATGGTGACGACGGCCCTACGGCAGACGCCGACCATCGACGAGCCGGTGTACGTGGCGACGGCGACCGACTATCTGCACGAGCACCGGATCCGCTACAACCCCGAGCATCCGCCGCTCGGCAAGCTGCTGGTCGCGGCCGGGGTCGCGGTGGCGGGCCCGCACTACGACCCCTCGTACTCCGGCACGCAAGGGGATGTGGGCCGGCATCTGCTGTACGAGTCGGGCAACGACCCCGGGCGGCTGATGCTGTGGGCGCGGCTGCCGGTCATCGCGCTGACTCTGCTGTTCGGGCTGGTCGCCTTCGCGTTCGCCCGTGAACTGACCGGCACGGCGGGCGGTTTGGTGGCGCTCGCGCTGTACACCTTCTCGCCCGATGCGATCGCGCACGGTTCGCTGGCGACGCTGGACATGCCGATGACCGGCTTCGTGCTGACCTCGGCCTGGCTGGTGTGGCGGGCGCGCCGGCGGCCCGTGCCGTACCTCCCGGCGGCGGGCGCGGCGCTGGGGGCGGCCGTGGCGACGAAGATGAGCGCGCTGCCGGCGGTGCCAGTGCTGATGGGCCTCGCGGCGTTGTCGGTCCTCGGCGCGGGCCGGGACCGGGAGGTGACGCCGCCGGGCGAGCCGGGCGCGGGCACGGGCCGGTGGCGGCTCGTGCCGTCCGTGCGCCGGGACGCGCCCGGCGGTCCCCGGCGCATGAGGCTGGCCGGTCGTGCGGGCACGGTAGGCGGACGTCCGCGCCGGGGCCCCGCCCTGGTTCTGGGCACGGTAGGCGGCCGGTGGCACCGGCCGGCGGCGGCGCTCGGCGCGGCGGCCGTGGTGGCGCTGGCGGCCGTCGCCGTCGTGTGGGCCGCGTATCTGGCGGTCGACCCACGGCTGCGGTTCTCCCCCGCCGAACCGGTGCCGGCCCTGCACGGACTGCGCGGCCGGCTGGTGGACCTGCTGCCGCTGCCGCCCGCGTACCGGGCCGGGATGCGGGTGCAGTTCGCACTGGAGGACCAGCCGTGGCAGGGCTACCTGTTCGGGCACCTGTACACCGGCTCGCGCTGGTACTACCTGCCCGTCGCCCTGCTGGTGAAGACACCCCTCGGCCTGCTGGCGCTCGGTGCGGCCGGTGCCGTGGCGGTCGTCGCGCTGCGGCGGCTGCGGCCCGCGGCGCCGTATCTGCTGCTGCCGCCCGCCGTGCTGCTGGCGGCCGCGATGACGGGGTCGCGGGACTTCGGGACGCGGTACGCGCTGTTCGTGCCGGTGTTCCTGGCGGTGACGGCGGCCTGTGTACCCGCCTGCGTGCCGCGGCCCCGCCGGCGGTGGACGGTCGCCGTCACCGCCGCGCTGGTGCTGTGGACGGCGCTGAGTTCGCTGCGGACCTTCCCCTACTACCTGCCGTACGCCAACGAGGCGTTCGGCGGGCCGGCGAACACCCATCGGCTGCTGCACGACTCCAATGTGGACTGGGGCCAGGACCTGGGGCGGCTCGCCGAACGGCTGCGCAAGCGCCACCCGGGCGAACGGGTGTGGCTGGTGTACAAGGGCAGTGGCGTGCCGTCGTACTACGGCATCCACGCCGCCGATCCGCGTGCCGTGCCGCCGGACCGGGTGCACGGGCTGCTGGTGGTGTCGGACTCGGCGGTCGCCAAGGCACGGGGACGGCTCGCCGAACTGATCGCCTCCAGTCGTCCGATCGACGATGTGGGGCATTCGATCACTCTCTATCGCCGCTGA
- a CDS encoding Zn-ribbon domain-containing OB-fold protein produces the protein MYHHSANATQPAAGAAAGVLDPVSADSRDAIVFQRCTWCGTATYHRLLCPVCQGSELRTERSEGVGTVRHSTVLHRNTPAARNSSLIEMAEGFVVRGRVMGPPVGIHSGDRVRLSTAKDPVRGEPVFQLIDEPLRAWT, from the coding sequence GTGTACCACCACTCAGCAAACGCCACCCAGCCGGCGGCCGGCGCCGCGGCAGGCGTGCTCGATCCCGTCTCCGCGGACTCCAGGGACGCCATCGTCTTCCAGCGCTGCACCTGGTGCGGCACCGCGACGTACCACCGGCTGCTGTGTCCGGTGTGCCAGGGCAGCGAACTGCGCACGGAGCGCAGCGAGGGCGTCGGCACGGTCCGGCACTCCACCGTGCTGCACCGCAACACGCCCGCCGCGCGCAACTCGTCGCTGATCGAGATGGCCGAGGGGTTCGTCGTACGGGGCCGGGTCATGGGCCCGCCGGTCGGCATCCACAGCGGCGACCGGGTGCGGCTGTCCACCGCAAAGGACCCGGTGCGGGGCGAGCCGGTCTTCCAGCTCATCGACGAGCCGCTGCGGGCCTGGACCTGA